One region of Termitidicoccus mucosus genomic DNA includes:
- a CDS encoding putative Ig domain-containing protein: MAAPGARALPVFPGAEGFGTETVAGRGSAGAPAIIYTVTSLADSDPTVEGEFRYGVETLSGPRVIVFAVSGVIELKKVIRVRNTRPYLTIAGQTAPYPGITIKNSGLDIQTHDILVQHIAIRPGARPKAASGEWSGLLGYSSRKCILLNAVAGVPDANACYNIVFDHVSTSWGTDENITLSGKALSDTGKNTVNDVTFSNSLNYEALRFCGKEGPVSEGAYEGHPDVYDTVDGNVVRVKNASINGIDGHSAGFYVYEKSKNVSLVCNILAYNRWRNPLMAAGGKDTRIINNLIFAPGESSGHRINVGNLYPYGAESATYDFKASADGNVVILHEDPTQFPTWSPANEKYGANATQALQVESTAAVNTQLFLNNNRLWHPTYEGNWVPYADPFNATLVTQKRAVTPLATDPFTIDGVTLSPPGWTPAQLEAELLAKSGARPLVRDLHDKRLIKQIRERRLRDWTDLPSQSITENWSGDIDLGELDADGYQTTQGSHDLIFPSDPQGDSDGDGYTNFEEWLHAWSAFVEAVPGAPLSDAVPSVNDFENGDPGNWIASGTGAWSVATLGTSGAPGYNKVYSQTDTTGDARAILENTNWAYQTVQADVTLASFDGAGYDCGILGRCRDSDNHYSLVLRDGNLLELRRVAGGITTVLASTSYTVTAGATHRLALTLDGPQLIATASVWDAGSSAWSAPVRITGFDYSPIANGNAGIATHRAAAQFDNVFASDAIAAAHPPVAPTAAAATSITTSGFTANWGFVAGATAYRLDVSTDSSFATFISGGEDILVGASLSHAVTGLAPAVTYYYRVRAVGPGGASDSSVAASVTTQPLPTAPPGITSALAATGTVGSAFSYQVTATNTPDSYAATGLPSGLGINPATGFISGTPATDGASDVTLTASNAVGVSAPVTLAISIAPYVPPVVPPVIGGNLTAAAVQGMPFSYAISASNNPSGYGATALPPGLSFDPAAGIINGVPTASGNYTVALTATNAGGTGNASLTIIIAPPPPPSATPVINCSASVAAAVDEAFSFQVTATNDPASYSAAGLPAGLAINSATGHISGHPAFVGVSTVTLAASNSAGTGTAQLLIAIEGKVGLVTLAGTATVSGTANGNGLAAQFNAPEGAAASDKAGNLYVADTASHTIRRIAPDGTVTTYAGQPGVPGAVNGAAAARFNSPSSIVIDADGATLYVADTGNQVIRKIDIPTAEVSILAGLPNDAGSTDGAHFAARFDTPSGLALDADGNLYVADTGNSTIRKIVIATGAVTTLAGSPGAPGSSDGPLVSARFDMPTGLAIDTAAAHLHIADTGNSTIRRLILSTGVVETLAGVPGQTGMADGTRANARFNTPQALATDAAGNLYVADTGNDILRKIEPATRAVTTIIGIAGQPGSQDGIGPQAAVNAPAGMTADAAGNIYVLDTGNHTVRALQASPAIITHPADRTVSSGAATTLAVVAAGSPVLSYQWHKNGLPIVNATSATLGIAPATATDAASYTVVVSNQMGAVQSLPAVLTVGDSSGGDTLPGHATNTGGGGGAPGWLHLLGLTLLLALRRATGN, from the coding sequence ATGGCCGCTCCCGGCGCGCGGGCGCTGCCCGTGTTCCCCGGTGCGGAGGGCTTCGGCACCGAGACGGTCGCCGGGCGCGGCTCGGCGGGGGCACCGGCCATCATTTATACAGTGACCTCGCTGGCCGACAGCGATCCGACGGTGGAAGGCGAATTTCGCTATGGCGTGGAAACCCTTTCCGGCCCGAGAGTCATCGTGTTCGCGGTTTCCGGCGTGATTGAACTCAAAAAAGTAATTCGCGTCCGCAACACCCGACCGTATCTCACTATTGCCGGGCAAACCGCGCCCTATCCGGGAATCACCATAAAAAACTCCGGGCTTGATATACAGACGCATGACATCCTGGTGCAGCATATCGCCATTCGCCCGGGCGCGCGGCCCAAGGCGGCCAGCGGCGAGTGGTCGGGCCTGTTGGGCTATTCGAGCCGGAAATGCATCCTGCTGAACGCAGTGGCAGGGGTGCCCGATGCCAATGCATGCTACAACATCGTGTTCGATCATGTCTCGACGAGCTGGGGCACCGACGAAAACATCACGCTTTCCGGGAAAGCCCTCTCGGATACCGGAAAAAACACAGTCAACGATGTCACGTTCAGCAACTCGCTTAATTATGAGGCGCTGCGTTTTTGCGGCAAGGAAGGGCCGGTGAGCGAGGGTGCCTACGAGGGCCACCCGGACGTTTACGACACGGTGGATGGCAATGTGGTCAGGGTCAAGAATGCCTCCATCAACGGAATCGACGGCCATTCCGCCGGCTTTTATGTTTATGAAAAATCAAAAAACGTTTCGCTGGTGTGCAACATCCTTGCCTATAATCGTTGGCGCAACCCCCTGATGGCCGCCGGCGGGAAGGACACGCGCATCATCAACAATCTCATTTTCGCCCCCGGCGAGTCGTCCGGGCACCGGATTAACGTGGGAAACCTTTACCCCTACGGCGCGGAATCAGCCACCTACGATTTCAAGGCCTCGGCCGACGGCAATGTCGTCATCCTGCACGAGGATCCCACCCAGTTTCCAACCTGGTCCCCCGCCAATGAGAAATATGGCGCGAATGCCACGCAGGCGCTCCAGGTCGAGTCCACCGCCGCGGTCAACACGCAGTTGTTTCTTAATAACAACCGCCTCTGGCATCCGACCTATGAGGGAAACTGGGTGCCTTACGCCGATCCGTTTAACGCGACCTTGGTTACACAAAAACGCGCGGTCACGCCGCTCGCCACCGACCCGTTCACGATCGACGGAGTCACCCTGTCCCCCCCCGGGTGGACGCCCGCGCAGCTTGAGGCGGAACTGCTCGCCAAATCGGGCGCCCGCCCCTTGGTGCGCGACCTTCATGACAAACGCCTGATCAAGCAAATCCGGGAGCGCCGCCTGCGGGACTGGACGGATTTGCCGAGCCAGAGCATCACGGAAAACTGGTCGGGCGACATCGACTTGGGCGAACTCGACGCGGATGGCTACCAAACCACCCAAGGTTCGCATGATTTGATTTTCCCGTCCGACCCGCAGGGCGACTCGGACGGCGACGGCTATACCAATTTCGAGGAATGGCTGCACGCCTGGTCGGCTTTTGTCGAGGCGGTGCCCGGCGCCCCGCTAAGCGACGCTGTTCCGAGCGTGAATGATTTCGAAAACGGCGACCCAGGCAACTGGATCGCCAGCGGTACGGGTGCCTGGTCGGTTGCGACGCTGGGGACGTCCGGCGCTCCCGGATACAACAAAGTTTATTCCCAAACGGACACGACCGGCGACGCCCGCGCCATTCTTGAAAATACAAACTGGGCCTATCAAACCGTGCAGGCGGACGTGACCCTGGCATCGTTTGATGGCGCCGGGTATGATTGCGGCATCCTTGGCCGCTGCCGCGATAGCGACAATCACTACAGCCTCGTCCTGCGCGATGGAAACCTTCTCGAACTGCGGCGCGTGGCCGGGGGAATCACCACGGTGCTGGCCTCCACAAGCTACACCGTCACTGCCGGAGCCACCCACCGGCTCGCGCTGACATTGGACGGTCCCCAGTTAATCGCCACCGCCAGCGTTTGGGATGCCGGCAGCTCCGCATGGTCGGCTCCGGTCCGGATAACAGGCTTTGACTACAGCCCCATCGCCAATGGCAATGCGGGAATCGCGACCCACCGCGCCGCGGCGCAATTCGACAACGTGTTCGCCTCCGATGCCATCGCCGCCGCCCATCCGCCGGTCGCGCCGACCGCCGCCGCGGCCACTTCCATCACCACCAGCGGCTTCACCGCCAACTGGGGTTTTGTTGCCGGCGCGACCGCCTACCGCCTCGACGTTTCCACCGACTCCTCCTTCGCAACCTTCATTTCCGGCGGCGAAGACATCCTCGTCGGTGCCAGCCTCAGCCATGCCGTCACCGGCCTCGCCCCCGCAGTCACCTATTACTACCGCGTCCGCGCTGTCGGCCCCGGCGGCGCCAGTGACAGCTCCGTCGCCGCGAGCGTTACGACCCAGCCCCTTCCCACCGCGCCCCCCGGCATCACCAGCGCCTTGGCCGCCACCGGCACCGTCGGCTCCGCCTTCAGTTACCAAGTCACCGCCACCAACACTCCCGACAGCTACGCAGCCACCGGCCTCCCCTCGGGACTCGGCATCAACCCCGCCACCGGGTTCATCAGCGGCACGCCCGCCACCGACGGCGCGAGCGATGTCACGCTCACGGCGTCCAATGCCGTCGGCGTCAGCGCGCCCGTCACCCTCGCCATCAGCATTGCTCCTTATGTCCCGCCTGTCGTTCCTCCCGTGATCGGCGGCAACCTCACTGCCGCCGCAGTGCAGGGCATGCCCTTCAGCTACGCCATCAGCGCCAGCAACAACCCCTCCGGCTACGGCGCCACCGCGCTCCCCCCCGGCCTCTCGTTCGACCCCGCCGCCGGCATCATCAACGGCGTTCCCACCGCCTCCGGCAACTACACCGTCGCCCTCACCGCCACCAATGCCGGCGGCACCGGCAACGCCAGCCTCACGATCATCATCGCGCCGCCACCGCCGCCCTCCGCCACCCCCGTGATCAACTGCTCCGCCTCGGTCGCCGCCGCCGTCGACGAAGCCTTCTCGTTTCAAGTCACCGCGACCAACGACCCCGCCAGTTACTCCGCCGCCGGCCTCCCCGCCGGCCTCGCCATCAACTCCGCCACCGGCCACATCAGCGGCCATCCCGCGTTTGTCGGAGTCAGCACTGTCACGCTCGCCGCCTCCAACTCCGCCGGCACCGGCACGGCGCAACTCCTCATCGCCATCGAGGGCAAGGTCGGCCTCGTCACCCTCGCCGGCACCGCGACCGTCTCCGGCACGGCCAACGGCAACGGACTCGCCGCGCAATTCAACGCCCCTGAAGGCGCGGCGGCCTCCGACAAAGCCGGCAATCTTTATGTCGCCGACACCGCCAGTCACACCATCCGCCGCATCGCCCCCGACGGCACCGTCACCACTTACGCCGGCCAGCCCGGCGTCCCCGGCGCGGTCAACGGTGCCGCCGCCGCGCGGTTCAATTCGCCTTCGTCCATCGTCATCGATGCCGATGGAGCCACTCTGTATGTCGCCGACACCGGCAACCAGGTCATCCGCAAAATCGACATCCCCACCGCCGAAGTCAGCATTCTCGCCGGCCTTCCCAATGACGCCGGCAGCACCGATGGCGCCCACTTTGCCGCCCGCTTCGACACGCCTTCCGGCCTCGCCCTCGACGCGGACGGCAACCTCTACGTTGCCGACACCGGCAACAGCACCATCCGCAAAATCGTCATCGCCACCGGCGCCGTGACCACGCTCGCCGGCTCGCCCGGCGCCCCCGGTTCGTCCGATGGCCCCCTCGTCTCCGCCCGTTTCGACATGCCCACCGGGCTCGCCATCGACACCGCCGCCGCGCATCTCCACATCGCCGACACCGGCAACAGCACCATCCGCAGGCTCATCCTCTCGACCGGCGTGGTCGAGACCCTCGCCGGCGTTCCCGGCCAGACCGGCATGGCTGACGGGACTCGCGCCAACGCCCGCTTCAACACACCGCAGGCCCTCGCCACCGACGCCGCCGGCAACCTTTACGTCGCCGATACCGGCAACGATATCCTCCGCAAAATCGAGCCCGCCACGCGCGCTGTCACGACCATCATCGGAATCGCCGGACAACCCGGCTCGCAGGACGGCATCGGCCCGCAAGCCGCCGTGAACGCGCCCGCCGGCATGACTGCCGACGCCGCCGGCAACATCTATGTGCTGGACACCGGCAACCACACCGTCCGCGCCCTTCAGGCCAGCCCGGCCATCATCACGCACCCTGCGGACCGGACTGTTTCCTCCGGCGCGGCGACAACCCTCGCTGTTGTCGCCGCCGGCTCCCCCGTTCTCTCCTATCAATGGCACAAAAATGGCCTGCCCATCGTCAACGCAACCAGCGCCACCCTCGGAATCGCTCCCGCCACGGCGACCGACGCGGCCAGTTACACCGTGGTCGTCTCGAACCAGATGGGGGCTGTCCAGAGCCTCCCCGCCGTGCTCACGGTCGGAGATTCCAGCGGCGGCGACACTCTCCCCGGACATGCAACCAATACTGGCGGAGGAGGAGGCGCGCCCGGCTGGCTGCATCTCCTTGGCTTGACGCTGCTCCTCGCGCTTCGCCGCGCCACTGGTAACTGA
- a CDS encoding heparinase II/III domain-containing protein — translation MKPHSVPFLVLLLSSVPLCAEYRIGEKEIPSVKIHSDAADFAVHPSHPRLFFRDTDIPTIRTRIAGEYQTEWRQMLHHLEEVGLSQRPGKFAVHPHLKSWEIVRNIAFVAAVTGEERYIKWSKEWAAIMADAGPVGNDTEFRGRLQCLAIAYDWLFPWLSADEKQALEKAILAHIDRSWYFATQSTNYVGGHSRWGNFALTAGLLALVTEHPELREKLLLLRRHWLEGYFPAQGWIARDGGYHMGWSYSAAYLTASIHYVWSTATNESVFFPWQAKIPWFWIYGRQGDGTYANTGDAYTVTDDLNAYQSDLLILAAGVLKEPRAAWALKDRTNRFADILYQDKSVRPLAPDDPAAPLELSRHFRNAGVVIARDRWDGKTTLLNFASTPFFATNHLHRDANAFTLHYRGSLAVDSGIYDEGGKNAGGYGGTHWRNYFTRTIAHNAITVFDPAQKMFVLDEPASNDGGQVFRQEPTKLADIQPGGHAHLDGIVHYVATDDYTYAVGDATKAYDAERVRLAQREIVYLRAAARGHPVVVVYDRVESVKAEFQKRFLLHTINKPVVRGNLAVAENQGGRLSCLTLLPEKAGLALIGGPGKEAWVDGKNYPWDETAKKRRSRELAQWRLEVSPREARLRDDFLHVLFVDDAGAPVIDAKEAALVQSGDNAGVEVAGWRILFSRDPGRQARIERLR, via the coding sequence ATGAAACCACACTCCGTCCCCTTCCTGGTGTTACTGCTGTCTTCCGTTCCGTTGTGCGCGGAATATCGTATCGGGGAAAAAGAAATCCCCTCCGTTAAAATTCACTCCGATGCCGCCGACTTTGCGGTTCATCCAAGCCACCCGCGCCTGTTCTTTCGCGACACTGATATTCCGACAATCCGGACGCGTATCGCCGGGGAATATCAAACCGAGTGGCGCCAGATGCTGCATCATCTGGAGGAGGTTGGATTGTCACAGCGCCCGGGTAAATTCGCGGTGCATCCCCATTTGAAGAGTTGGGAGATTGTCCGCAACATCGCGTTTGTCGCCGCCGTGACGGGGGAGGAGCGTTATATCAAATGGTCGAAAGAATGGGCCGCCATCATGGCGGATGCGGGTCCGGTCGGAAATGACACCGAATTTCGAGGACGCTTGCAGTGCCTGGCCATTGCTTACGACTGGCTTTTCCCGTGGCTGTCCGCCGATGAAAAACAGGCGCTGGAAAAGGCAATCCTCGCGCACATCGACAGATCGTGGTATTTCGCCACGCAGAGCACCAACTATGTGGGCGGGCATTCGCGGTGGGGGAATTTTGCGCTTACGGCGGGTTTGCTCGCGCTGGTGACGGAACACCCGGAACTGCGCGAAAAGCTGCTGCTTCTGCGCCGGCACTGGCTGGAGGGGTATTTTCCCGCCCAAGGCTGGATCGCCCGGGACGGCGGTTATCACATGGGGTGGTCTTACAGCGCCGCCTACCTGACGGCGAGCATCCACTACGTGTGGTCCACGGCGACAAACGAAAGCGTCTTCTTTCCCTGGCAGGCGAAGATTCCCTGGTTCTGGATCTACGGGCGGCAGGGGGATGGAACCTACGCGAATACCGGCGATGCCTACACGGTCACCGATGATCTCAACGCCTATCAATCCGATCTGCTCATACTCGCAGCCGGCGTGCTGAAAGAGCCGCGGGCGGCGTGGGCGCTGAAAGACCGGACCAATCGTTTCGCAGATATCCTTTATCAGGACAAAAGCGTGCGTCCGCTGGCGCCTGACGATCCCGCCGCTCCGCTTGAATTAAGCCGGCACTTTCGCAATGCCGGCGTCGTGATCGCACGCGATCGCTGGGACGGGAAGACCACGTTGCTGAACTTCGCATCGACACCGTTTTTCGCGACCAATCACCTGCATCGCGACGCGAACGCATTCACCCTGCACTACCGGGGATCGCTTGCAGTCGACTCCGGCATCTACGATGAGGGCGGCAAAAACGCGGGTGGCTACGGCGGCACGCATTGGCGGAATTATTTCACCCGCACGATTGCTCACAATGCCATCACTGTATTTGACCCGGCGCAAAAGATGTTCGTTCTCGATGAACCGGCTTCGAATGACGGCGGCCAGGTCTTTCGCCAGGAGCCGACAAAACTTGCCGATATTCAACCGGGGGGGCATGCGCATTTGGACGGTATCGTCCACTACGTCGCGACGGATGATTATACCTACGCGGTGGGTGATGCCACCAAGGCCTATGATGCGGAGCGCGTGCGACTGGCGCAGCGCGAAATCGTCTATCTTCGCGCCGCCGCCCGCGGGCATCCCGTCGTGGTCGTCTATGACCGGGTGGAAAGCGTGAAGGCGGAATTCCAGAAGCGTTTTCTGCTCCACACCATCAATAAGCCGGTGGTCCGGGGAAACCTTGCGGTGGCCGAGAACCAGGGCGGCCGGCTCTCCTGCCTGACCTTGCTGCCGGAGAAAGCGGGGCTCGCGCTGATCGGCGGCCCCGGCAAGGAAGCCTGGGTGGACGGGAAAAATTATCCCTGGGACGAGACTGCGAAAAAACGCCGTTCGCGCGAATTGGCGCAGTGGCGGCTGGAAGTTTCCCCGCGCGAGGCGCGCTTGCGTGACGATTTCCTGCACGTGCTTTTCGTTGACGATGCCGGCGCGCCAGTCATCGACGCGAAGGAGGCCGCGCTCGTGCAGTCTGGCGACAATGCCGGCGTGGAAGTCGCGGGCTGGAGAATCCTCTTTTCGCGCGATCCCGGGCGCCAGGCACGCATTGAGCGCCTTCGCTGA
- a CDS encoding DUF4185 domain-containing protein, with protein MRSLSNQILFIVTLSALRAGDMPQSFHPPYPPSPVIAGLAFDDRAARIEAPGSDIWPVTWADDGNLYTAWGDGGGFGGNNEAGRVSLGIAIIRGTRTDYRGFNLAGGVDAPHPAPFTGKSEGILAVGPKLYLCRDGDGSSPGYFKFVELYRSDDHGASWRKTGVRFSKNEGDFPANDAGIFAPAFCQFGQAYAGARDQFIYIYAPDSIDPGHWRVRLPGRINLLRVAQDAVEQKDAYEFFAGMDAQGQPTWARDSACRRPIWQDAAQGTHRIAVSYNPGLKRYLLTTITIDRSGWMSLYDAPEPWGPWTHVQTEHNPERWGRLTIIFSFVNKWLSADGRDFVIVHTRNDHWASIPGRFVLAGESLRQTMPVEFLPDAK; from the coding sequence ATGAGAAGTTTGTCGAACCAGATTCTCTTTATCGTCACACTTTCCGCGCTCCGGGCCGGGGACATGCCGCAATCATTCCATCCGCCCTATCCGCCGAGTCCGGTGATCGCGGGGCTGGCATTCGATGATCGCGCCGCGCGGATTGAGGCACCGGGCAGCGACATCTGGCCGGTTACGTGGGCGGACGACGGCAATCTCTACACGGCGTGGGGCGACGGCGGCGGATTCGGCGGCAACAATGAGGCCGGACGCGTTTCACTGGGCATTGCGATCATCCGCGGCACGCGCACCGACTATCGCGGATTCAATCTCGCGGGCGGCGTGGATGCGCCGCATCCCGCGCCCTTCACGGGCAAAAGCGAAGGCATCCTCGCCGTCGGTCCGAAACTTTACCTGTGCCGGGACGGCGATGGATCGAGCCCGGGATATTTCAAGTTTGTCGAACTTTACCGCTCGGACGACCACGGCGCCAGCTGGCGAAAAACCGGCGTGCGTTTCAGCAAAAACGAAGGCGATTTTCCGGCCAATGATGCCGGAATTTTTGCCCCGGCGTTTTGTCAGTTTGGGCAGGCTTATGCGGGCGCGCGCGATCAGTTCATCTATATCTACGCTCCCGACAGCATTGACCCGGGCCACTGGCGCGTGCGTCTCCCGGGGCGCATCAATTTGCTGCGCGTCGCACAGGATGCGGTGGAGCAAAAGGACGCTTATGAATTTTTTGCCGGCATGGATGCGCAGGGACAGCCAACGTGGGCGCGCGATTCCGCATGCCGCCGGCCCATATGGCAGGATGCCGCCCAGGGCACGCATCGCATCGCGGTCAGCTACAATCCCGGACTGAAACGGTATCTCCTCACCACGATCACCATCGACCGCTCCGGGTGGATGAGTCTCTACGATGCGCCGGAGCCATGGGGGCCGTGGACGCATGTGCAAACGGAGCATAATCCCGAACGGTGGGGCCGGCTCACCATTATTTTCAGCTTTGTAAACAAATGGCTGAGCGCCGATGGCCGCGACTTTGTAATAGTGCATACGCGCAACGACCACTGGGCCAGCATTCCCGGACGTTTCGTGCTCGCGGGCGAAAGTCTGCGGCAGACGATGCCGGTGGAATTTCTTCCGGATGCCAAATGA
- a CDS encoding sodium:solute symporter family protein, translating into MTSLHFLDYLIIGAYLVLMLVLGRVAGRHASKGEEGFFLAGRKLGKFYQLFLNFGNSTDANNAVSTVSLVYQQGVSAAWLAFQMVFMNPYFWFMNVWFRRVRLITMADLFEDRLGSRSLARLYAVFQILAAVVVTIGFGNLVTYKICTAIVVKPEAAWTVAERASVEGYHQWRELENRASSLTPAEAGELDVLRERVARGELSHSVSPINPFLFYLVYTLIVGGYIILGGMAATALNEIVQCFLIVSFSLMLLPVGLHAIGGFSALGERVPEAFFDLFGNLGSQVTTLTILAVFAVSWVQITGIMGNMSIGGSARDEYAARFGAVAGTYSKRLMVILWAFCGLVAVALYCGPAALSDPDMAWGMMSRQLLGPGLLGLMLTGVMAANMSSVAAQTMSISALFVRTIYLPLRPGATGARLVTVGRWAIACILGLGIFVAMAMNNIFTVFQLVLTVNVPFGAAVFMMLFWRRLTVPAVWCAVLISATVNLVAPLALARIDAVRHHPALTVRVENAAGGSNPVYFDTVVRQRPDDPASLLEGRERFHMELYLLNLAGVPVEKMSPGHRFAARMFFDALTPFVLLLGISLLTRAPEKRRVDLFYGKMKTPVDATPDLDAREMEETLRNPARFDHTKLFPNSSWEFTKWNRIDALGFLFCCAFSGALILLFWGLVRLVAP; encoded by the coding sequence ATGACCAGCCTTCATTTTTTGGATTACCTTATCATCGGTGCCTATTTGGTGCTTATGCTTGTTCTGGGCCGCGTGGCGGGACGCCATGCCAGCAAGGGCGAGGAGGGTTTCTTTCTCGCGGGGAGAAAACTTGGGAAATTCTACCAGTTGTTTTTGAATTTTGGCAATTCCACCGATGCCAACAATGCGGTCAGCACGGTCAGCCTGGTCTATCAACAGGGTGTGTCCGCGGCCTGGCTCGCGTTCCAGATGGTTTTTATGAACCCGTATTTCTGGTTCATGAATGTCTGGTTTCGCCGGGTGAGGTTGATCACGATGGCGGACTTGTTTGAGGACCGGCTGGGCAGCCGCAGCCTCGCCCGGCTGTATGCCGTGTTTCAGATTTTGGCCGCGGTGGTGGTCACCATCGGATTTGGCAACCTGGTCACTTACAAGATTTGCACCGCCATCGTGGTGAAACCGGAGGCGGCGTGGACCGTGGCCGAGCGCGCGTCCGTCGAAGGCTACCATCAATGGCGCGAACTGGAGAACCGGGCCTCCAGCCTGACTCCTGCCGAGGCGGGCGAGCTTGACGTGTTGCGCGAACGCGTGGCGCGGGGCGAGCTGAGCCATTCCGTCAGCCCGATAAACCCCTTCCTCTTCTACCTTGTTTATACGCTTATCGTCGGCGGCTATATCATCCTTGGCGGGATGGCGGCCACGGCGCTCAACGAGATTGTGCAGTGCTTTCTGATAGTAAGTTTTTCGCTGATGCTGCTGCCTGTCGGCCTCCATGCCATCGGCGGCTTTTCCGCCTTGGGGGAAAGAGTGCCGGAGGCATTTTTTGACCTGTTTGGCAACTTGGGCAGTCAGGTGACAACACTCACGATTCTCGCCGTCTTCGCGGTTTCCTGGGTCCAAATCACAGGCATCATGGGCAACATGAGCATTGGCGGATCGGCGCGCGACGAGTATGCGGCCCGCTTCGGCGCCGTGGCCGGCACCTATTCGAAACGGCTGATGGTTATTCTATGGGCCTTTTGCGGCTTGGTGGCGGTCGCGCTTTATTGCGGCCCGGCGGCACTGTCCGATCCCGACATGGCATGGGGAATGATGTCGCGGCAGCTCCTCGGCCCCGGCTTGCTCGGCCTCATGCTGACCGGCGTGATGGCGGCCAACATGTCCTCGGTGGCCGCGCAGACGATGTCCATCTCCGCGCTGTTCGTGCGGACGATTTATCTGCCTTTGCGCCCGGGCGCGACGGGGGCAAGGCTGGTCACTGTCGGGCGCTGGGCCATCGCCTGCATTCTCGGGCTTGGCATTTTCGTGGCCATGGCGATGAACAATATTTTCACCGTCTTCCAACTCGTGCTGACGGTGAATGTGCCCTTCGGCGCCGCCGTCTTCATGATGCTCTTCTGGCGGCGCCTGACCGTGCCGGCGGTATGGTGCGCGGTCCTGATTTCCGCCACGGTCAACCTCGTCGCGCCGCTGGCCCTGGCGAGAATCGACGCCGTCCGCCACCATCCCGCGCTGACGGTGCGGGTCGAAAACGCCGCGGGTGGCAGCAACCCCGTGTATTTCGACACCGTGGTGAGGCAGCGCCCGGATGATCCCGCGAGTCTGCTGGAAGGCCGGGAACGTTTCCATATGGAATTATATTTGCTGAATCTGGCAGGCGTGCCGGTCGAAAAAATGTCACCCGGCCACCGGTTCGCGGCACGGATGTTTTTCGACGCGCTCACTCCCTTCGTTTTGTTATTGGGCATAAGCCTGCTGACCCGCGCGCCGGAGAAACGGCGGGTTGATTTATTCTACGGAAAAATGAAGACCCCCGTGGATGCGACACCGGACCTGGATGCGCGGGAGATGGAGGAGACACTGAGGAATCCCGCCCGCTTCGATCACACCAAGCTCTTTCCAAATTCGTCCTGGGAGTTTACGAAATGGAACCGGATCGATGCGCTCGGGTTCCTCTTTTGCTGCGCCTTCTCCGGCGCGTTGATCTTGCTGTTTTGGGGATTGGTGCGGCTGGTGGCTCCCTGA